AAATTACAAAGAGTACAACTACATGGCTTGGTGCCCTGCGGCCTGCTCGTCTGTCTTGTCGTGTTTCTGCTTATGGCGATGAAGGTGGCCGATTCCTCCGTTCCCCAGGCTCAAAAAGATTCCACATCTTTTGCACTTAGCTTTACGCACGTTGACACCATCCACCACAAATACTTCTTCATCAAAGTAGTTCCAGACGGGCGAGACTCTTCGTTGAACATTTGGAGCATCCATGTGTTGAGTGTGGAAATGAGATGGGGTTTGAGTGTGAGAAATAAGAGGGGGTAGGAAGCCCTTTATATAGCCACAAAACTTACTATCTTTACATGGGATGGCACGTTAGGCATGCTAGGCACGGTAGGCACGGTAGGCACGTTAGGCAAAAATAAGTCCAAAAAAATAAAATGAGGAAAGTGCCATCATGTGGGATAAATGAGGAAAGTGCCATCATGTGGGATAAATCTCGAGCTTTATTAGTGACTGCCTCATTAAAACCTTCCATCCCTGAGAAGTAAAAGAGTACAAAGCCACGCTCTAGAttacaaaaggaaaagaaaattacaaaatcaTAAGAAAATTacaaaaggaaaaaatataaagACCTAATTTGCCCTACAATGTTCAAATATTCAAAAATGAGACAAAACATACCTAAACCCCTCTAAACCCCCCTAAACCCCTCTAACCCCCCACTAAACCCCACCCATCGCTGCCACCGGAGGAGGGCACGTCACACGCTCCCCCCTCGCTCCTCCCTGACCAGATCACCAGACGAGAGACGAGCAACGGTTCTTTCTGCTATCGATGGAACCCATCCCGTGCCGTGCGTGCCGTGCCGTGCTGGGCCATGCTCGTGCCTGGCCCATTACTGTGCGTGTCGTGCCGGGCATAGCAGCCCAGGCACGGCCCTAGCCGGCCCACGTGCCAGGCACGGCCCACTTCGCCTCGTGCCGTGCTGGCCCATGACGGGCCAGGCACGCGGGCTTTCATGCCAGCCCATTTAACAGGCCCGTTTGGTCAGGTTTGATTCTGAGCAGTTCAAATATTCGGCCTAATTTGGAGTTTCAGCATCCGGATGACCCAAAAGTGCATGTACAGCCCATGTTTAAATACACGCTGCAATACAAGTATTTCTTAAGTGATGAAAATGACATAGATAGATGTATGAGTAAGTTAGAGTGGCATTTTTCCAAGTGGTGAAAGTCGTTGCGGCATAGATCCAATTAATGGCAAACTGGAAATAGATACTAGGAGTACGTAGGAGTACTCAAGAAGAAAAGATGCCAAATTGCCAAGTTGATTTGGTACAGACAAGCAACTTCCAGGTTACTATTATTTGGTCAGATCCATCACCTAAGCTGTAAAGTTGCTGTTGCTGGGTCCGGGCCTAGTCTTTGGGTCAAGTCAACGGCTGGCCTTTCGTTGTGTCAATAATGCCTTGTTAGGAAAATGTAGTGCATAGTAGATATCCTATACGTCGCATAAAATTCATATTAGCATGAATGAAAAAGTAAGCTTTTTGAGAACTTCGGTCCTTTGATTGTCTGCTGATAGTAAAACATTTTGCTTGGCTGATCGATTCAAAATGACCGACCGAGTGCTGTGCCAGGCTGCTGGCTACCTTCCCTGCATGCTCAACAACTCCTTTCCGACTAATTCTTAAGTTTTTTCCTAAGATAATGAACTGATATTACAAGTTACCAGTAACGACGAAGATTGTAAGTTGCAAATGCCATCAACTTGCTATCTGAATAAGCTTCTGGAATCTCTGGATCCACAACTAGCTGTTAGATCTTAAAAGCAAGGTGGCAACTTTTCTACTGTTTACCAAAAGGAACAGCTTTATTTAACTGTTCCCCTGATGATCAGAGGAATGGGAGACAGAAATACGAAACCGTTTTCAGAAATAGTATATCACAAATGACACACTTAGTTATCTATTTCTCACTGGTTAATTAGTAGCATTCTCATTTTAAATCCGTGAGCACCTGCTAGAGGTTTGGGGACTGAGTAAAACTACTCTATTGTTTTTTGAATCTGTCACCTCATTTTTCTTGCTATTTTGCAGACCTACCTGCCCAGCAAAATGCCCGCACCTTTGGTGCAATACCGGCGAAACGAACTCATCAATCTCCAAGGCGACGGTACAGAAAGAGAGTATAAGGAGCATGACCGTGTGTACCGCTATGACTTCTACAATGACCTGGGAGAGCCAGGCAGGGGCGAGATGTATGCACGGCCGATCCTCGGCGGCAGCCAAGAACTTCCATATCCCCGCCGTGGCAGAACAGGCCGAGGCCCAACAAAAACAGGTGAGTTTTGGTGTGGTATATCTTCAACTATGCACAACCATGTCACCTTGCAATTGGACTCATATTGGGGGTTTGATCTTGTCACCAGACCCTAGATCAGAGAGCAGAATTCCTCAGTACAAGGTCATGAACATCTATGTCCCACGCGATGAGCGCATTGGGCACCTCAAGTTGTCTGACTTCCTTGGGTACTCTCTCAAGGCCATCACCGATGCTGTTCTTCCGATAATTAGGACCTATGTTGACAGTACACCCAAGGAGTTTGATTCGTTTCAAGATATCTATGATCTCTATGATGGTCTTCTGAAATTGCCCAttaaccaacactcaaaggagctcaAGAATAAAATCCCCCTTCATTTTATTAAAAGTGTTTTACCATCTGTTGGTGACGACTTCCTAAACTTGCCCCTTCCACATGTTATCAAATCAGGTAATCAGCTGTGTGCATGACTTAAAACGGCCATCCCTTGTTTTACATTTTATACTTCTTGCAATTTATTTTCTTAAATTGTAGATCCGTATGCTTGGAAATCAGATGAGGAGTTTGCACGTGAGATGCTTGCAGGCATGAACCCGGTTTGCATCAGACGTCTGACGGTTAGCACCTACATATGACATTTAAAGAAGAATAAACCATCTCCTCATAATCGATTGAGAATTCCTCATTTGTTTTCTATTTTATGACCACAGGAGTTCCCTGTAAAAAGTACTCTGGATCCAAGTGTGTACGGGGACCAGTCAAGCACAATCACTGAAGATCAAATTCAGCAGAACCTGGAAGGCCTCACAGTGACACAGGTGTGTTCAATGAATCATTGAGCTATTTTGTGGTCAAAAAAGGAAATTTCATTGAGCTGCAAATTGCTAGTGAACCGCATATGGAGAGATTGATTGTCCTAACAACCATGTATTGTGCAGGCAATGGAGAGTAACAGGCTCTTCATTTTAGATCACCACGATAACTTCATGCCATTCCTTGACCGCATCAACAAGTTGGAAGGCAACTTCATCTACGCTTCAAGGACCCTGCTGTTCCTGAAGGCCGACGGTACGCTGAAGCCCTTGGCCATTGAGCTGAGCCTGCCGCACCCTGATGGGCTTCAGCATGGCGCAGAGAGCAGGGTGTATGTTCCGGCTGACGAACGAGTTGACGGCCAGATCTGGCAGCTTGCCAAGGCTTACGCCTGCGTCAATGACTCTGCTTGGCATCAACTAATCAGCCACTGGTATGAATGATGAGTATATGTAGATTCCAATTGATACCAAATTAGTGCTGAGCTTTTATAGTGTTTCTCTAGGTTGAACACACATGCGGTGATGGAGCCGTTTGTGATTGCGACGAACCGGCAACTGAGTGTGGTGCATCCCGTGCACAAACTGCTGAGCCCACACTACCGCGACACGATGAACATCAACGCCATGGCGCGGACGGTGCTCATCAACGCTGGCGGCTTATTTGAGATGACTGTCTTCCCAGGAAAGTACGCGCTCGAGATGTCTTCAGTAGTGTATAAGAAGTGGAAACTCACCGAGCAGGGCCTCCCCGACGACCTAGTCAAAAGGTAAAAAGAGGAGCTCATTTTTTTTTAGCGTGGAAGAATATTTGACTGAAGATGGATTTCGCTTGCTTGTTTGTGTGCGCATTGCATGCAGGGGCATGGCTGTGCGAGACCCGTCGAGCCCATACGGCATCCGTCTGCTGCTAAAGGACTACCCGTACGCCGTGGACGGGCTGGCGATCTGGTGGGCAATCCAGCAATGGGTGAAGGAGTACTTGGGCATCTATTACCCCAACGACTGCGTGCTCCAAGCTGACAAGGAGCTAAAGGAGTGGTGGAAAGAGGTCCGCGAAGTCGGGCACGGCGACCTCAAGGACGAGGACTGGTGGCCCAAGATGGAGACCGTCGAGGAGCTGGCCAAGACATGCATCACCATCATCTGGGTGGCGTCGGCCCTGCACGCGGCAGTCAACTTTGGGCAGTACCAGTACGCGGGGTACCTCCCAAACCGGCCGACGGTCAGCCGGCAGAAGATGCCGGTGCCCGGAACGGAGGAGTACACACAGCTGGAGCGTGGTGACGAGGAGGCCGACAGGGTTTTCATCCACACCATCAGCCAGTACTTGCAGAGCATCCTCGGCCTCACCCTCATCCAGACCCTGTCGAAGCACTCGTCGGACGAAGTGTACCTCGGGCAGCGCGACACGCCGGAGTGGACGTCGGATGCCAAGGCACTGGAGTTGTTCGAAAGGTTCGGCACACAGCTGGTGGAGATCGAGGAGCGGATCACGGCGATGAACAAGGATCCGGCGCTCAAGAACCGGAACGGGCCGGTGAATATGCCGTACATGCTGCTGTACCCCAACACGTCGGACCTCACCGGCGATCGAGCCTGTGGGCTTACTGGCATGGGCATCCCCAACAGCGTCTCCATCTGAGCCTCCGTCGTCGGTTTGTTGTGTCGCGCAGTGCACTGCGTTTCTTTCTTACAATGTTGTCATGTCGTCAAACAAAGAATAAGTAGTATTGGCCCCCGATTATTTTTTCTGTAATTTCCAAACGTTCAGATAACTTAGGTACAAAAATTCCATGGTAACTTTNNNNNNNNNNNNNNNNNNNNNNNNNNNNNNNNNNNNNNNNNNNNNNNNNNNNNNNNNNNNNNNNNNNNNNNNNNNNNNNNNNNNNNNNNNNNNNNNNNNNNNNNNNNNNNNNNNNNGGGGAgatttgttgaaaaacataccaAACGATAACTTTCGTTCAGAACATACCCCGGTAGCTTCtgcgtaaataacatggtaatatatgaACCGTGGagctgataacttatgtacaaacaccCGCAACAACCTTTGACCCGGGAAAAAGTTGTTGTAAATATACCTCTAACAATCGCCGTAACTTATTTAACAAGGAAAAAATTTTGAAAAACATACCCCAGTAACTTATGTACAATAGCACGGTAATATATGAACCGGAAACCCGATAACTTAAGTAGAAAACACTGTGATAACTTTGACCTATGGAAAAATAGTTGAAAATACAGATGGATCTGGGACGTGAACAACGGATTAACGTGAACAACGGATCCATCCGTCGATGAGTTCCTTAACACGACCTTGAATTGTTTCCAAATCTACCATTAGCTTGCTTTTTTCCGAAATtgggcgctttattacttaaaaggtttaagcattacacccggcctACTAAGATACACACAGCCAACAAATTCCTCACGACAAGTCAAAATAAAAGAAGGCGAAATACGAAGAAGAATATTTATAAGACGCCTAAATCGTAGGTAgccaatcctaagatcatgctgccaTCTATGTTGGGTAAAAGTACCCCTCGCCGTAGCCTCCAAACGTGTACACAACTCTGTAAACATGTCTTGATTCTCCACTCGCTGTAGAGAAAACTATAAATGAAGTGTCCCGGTatatctgtagataacctgcatgaAAGAAATACATCcaagtttttttttttgcgaaaaaacttccaatctattcatcttcaatcatggcagtacaacgaataccagaaataaaaattacattcagaatcgtagaccacctagcgacgactacaagcaccgaagcgattAACAATGTGTGAACGTCTATGTACCACGTTTACCACGTTCAGACCTGCAGGCCCCCCTAAATAATTTGTAGGACCTCGATCCATGGCCAAGTCTTCTCACATCTAAGATTTGCTAGGCCTTGTTTAATGGTTAATTAATGTCTGCCTGTTGTCGAGAGCTAGCTGAGATCTCAGGTCGACAGATGGTCTGGAATGGGGAACAAAGGTGAGGTATTCTCATTTGTTCATTTGTGAAGCCATGACTGGTCACCTGTAGGCTATTGTTTGCTAATATGTGTTCATCATTATGTCTTGAAGCAAACATGAAAAATCATATACCTACACCTGTGTTCTCTATGATGAGCTGGTATCATTTCCATTATATTTTGTTACCGGATTAAGAGCAAAGCAGTGCAGCTCAAATTAACAGAATCGTGAACTTCAAACATAGCAGCGAAATGAAGCATCAATTTTCTTTTCAAGGAGCAAAAGATCAAAGCATGTTTCAGAGCCAGGTATAGCAGTGTTTTTTTTAAAACGAAGACGCTAGAAGTGtctggctttaaattaataaagcccacaacgGACCAGGTATAGCATGTTTCAGAGTAGCAAACGGACGGACCAAAAGCAAAAGCCCAAGGCGTAGCTAGAGACTTAGTCAAGAAGGGTTCGTAGCCGGGCTGCGAGCACGTTACATGGCCGAAGCCCATGGACAGGAGCGTGCAGGCTCGCGAAACAAAAGATCACTCCCATCATTAGGGACGCGTCGCCGGCTCCCTAGCCGCCACGTAGACTTGGTGAACTCGTTCttgcgcgtgcttcatcatctcagAGTCCTTCTGCTTCGCAATGGACTCCACTGCTGCAAGAGGATAGAGCATTTGCATATGATATTAGCCGGGTGCGATGGGAACGACCCCTCAATGGTAAATTTGTTGCGGGTGAGCCATAAGGACCATAACATCGCCCCTATACTAGTCCACATCACACGCTTGTGTTGACCCCGAACAGAATCCAGGAGTCCCACAAGTTTGGAAGAGGAGCGCGGGTCCCATGGGACACCGGCAGCCTCGCGCACAATGCTCCAAGCAAACCTAGCTAGGGGACATAGGAAGAAGACGTGGTTTGTGTTCTCGGGTTTCCCACATAATGCGCAAGGACCCGTTGCCGGGCCGTTCCGTTTTGCAATGTTGATTGACATGGGGAGGCGGTCCCGGAACAATTGCCAAAGAAAAACTTTGATCTTTAGCGGAACGCGGGCTTGCCAAAGTCACATCACCTCCCTCTGTACCATCCCTTGGCACAGTTGGTTGTATAAGGACTTGACAGAAAACTTTCCGGAGGCGTTTAGATGCCACGACACCCTGTCGGGCTCATTTGACAGCACAACGGGGGAAACCAGATCCAGCAAAGTACCCCACCTAGCTGACTCCAGAGCACTAAGGCGCAGAAGGCTATGGCCTGGGGGAGCCAAAGCCTCTGCCACCCTttggtttggatgcaccggaagTGCATACAAATCCGGGAAATCTTGCCAAAGGGGGCGATTGCCGACCCAAAAATCAATCCAGAAACGGGTGGGACGGCAGTTGCCGACATTGAATTTGGCCCCCTGGTCAAAAGTCGGTCTAATAGCCTGTAGGTCCTGCCAGAAAGGGGAGCCCCTCGCCTCGGCTTTGAAAAAATTCCCGTTGGGGAAGTACTTCGCCCTAAGGATATCAGCCCATAAGCCCGTCGCCCCTCGCGAAAGCTTCCAGATCCACTTGCACATGAGCGCAATGTTTTGTAGTCTGGTATTGGTGATACCTAGTCCTCCCAAGGACTTGGGCCTACATACCGCAGCCCATTTGACCATATGGTATTTGCGCTTGAGACCCGTCCCTTCCCAAAATAAGCGGACCCACGGCATGTCCATTTTGGCGTGAACCCCCTCGGCCAACAGGAAGAGGCCCATGGTGAACATGGGAAGCGAGGACAGACTCGAGTTGGTCAGGACGAGTCTAGCCGCCGAGGACATGAACTTGCCACACCAGGGGCTCACTTTCTTACCCAGTTTCCCATTTAGAGGTGCCCAATCATCTATGGTCACCCCTCATGGTGCTAGGGGCAGTCCTAAGTACGTAAAGGGGAACTTTCCCATTTTACAGTTGAGAAGGTCCGCGATGCGTCGCCCCTCCTCGCTATCTATCCCCATAGGTAGCATTTCACACTTGTGAAAATTGATCTTGAGACCGGACATCATTTCAAAGCTCACCGTTGCTATGCTGCGAGTATCTGGTTTGAACAGTAGCAGGGTGTCATCTGCCTACTGCAAGTGCGAGATCCCCCCTGGGATGAGATGGCCGACCACTCCCCTGATGTGGCTAGTCGTGGTCGCCCTCCGAAGCATAGCTGCAAGGGCATCCACCACAAAATTGAACAACAGCGGGGATATCGGGTCACCCCTGACGCAGTCCCCGCTTATTCCGGAATAAGTTCCCTACTTCCCCGTTGATCGAGATCCCAGTCTGGCCACCCGAGACCAGTTGCATCACTCGATGGACTCACATGACCGAGAAACCCCGACTGAGAAGGACCTGACGCAGAAAATTTCAGTTCACGCGGTCGTACGCTTTTTCGAAGTCTTATTTAAGAAGAATGGCCGGTTCCCTAGTGCGTTTTAGCTCAGGGAAGATCTCCTGCAACGCAGTTTGTGTGCGGCTAATAGTACGGTGCGCGATCGGGACGAGGCGGGAGGTGGTAGCTTTGGAACAGATCTTAAAAGGCACATTAATAAGCGCGATAGGTCTAAATTGACGGATGTACGTCATCAGTTCCTGCCACCTTAGGGATGAGCGAGAGGACCCCAAAGTTGAGCCTGGAGATGTCTACTGTCCCACGCATAAAACCGTTGCACACCTCGAACATACGCCCCTGCAGGATCGACCAGAAGTGTTTGAACATTGGCACGGGCCACCCGTCCGGGCCTGGCGCAGTATCAGTTTTCATGCTCCTGAGAGCAGCATCAATCTCCTCGGGTAAAAAGGCGAGCCCCAGCTCCTCGTTTTCCCGATCGGTGACGAGCTGGGAAAGGTCCCATATGTCAGCGCGCACCCCAGCTTGCTGATCGTCGCTCGTCCCCATCAATTGGACATAGAAGTCATAAACATGACGCACTATATCCGCCTGAGCTAGCAGTAGCCCCTGTTCAGACTGCAAGCGAAGGATCGCACATCTACGTCGTCTCCCATTAGCGTAGGAGTGGAAGTATTTCGTGTTGGCATCGCCTTTGAGGACCCACTTTAGGCCACCCCGATGCCTCCAGTACTCCTCTTCTTCTCAGAGCAGGGACTGCACCTGGTCTTCCAACGCGTAACGACGGGCCCATTCTAGTTCCGAGAAAGGCCTCACGTCAGCCTGTTGGTCAAGACTCGCGATCTCTGTGAGGATACTCTCCCTGAGCATCCTATCTTGGCGGCCCAAGTTGGCCCCCCAGCCCTTGAGACTAGCCCGAAGGTGGCTCCCTACCGCAATCCAGAACTCCATCGGGTCCCGTTGGCCCCCCAGCTAACGCAAAAGTTACACTTCACCCTGAAGATGGAATCGAAGTCTGGATTTTCGAACCAAGCCGTTTCGAAGAAAAATCGAGGGCTTCGATGAATCCTGTCCTCCCCTGAGGTAAGGATAAGCGGGACGTGGCCCGACCCGATCCTGGTCTCCGCGACAAGCGAGCATAAGGGGTTAACCAGCTCCCAGTGAGGAGAGATAAACACCCTATCTAGCACTGATCGCACCGGGGCCAGTTGCTTATTCGTCCACGTGTAGCGAGCCCCAGACCGAGCCACCTCGCGAAGAGCCATGGTGGCAATGGCATTATTAAACATGGTCACCCTTGGCCAGTTAATATTGCAGTTGTTCTTGTCCGCACCCGAGCGGATCAGattgaaatcccccccccccaactACTAGAGGAATAAGTGAGGAGCTCACCGAGAGCACCTTCGTTTGCACTTCGCCCAAAAATTCGACCGATCTTGAGTGATCAGCAGGTCTGTAGACCTGAATCACCACCAGCTCCCTCTGAGACTGACGGTGGCGAATGTGCCCTGCTATAAAAAAAGGTGCCTGCATCCCATGCTAGCACCTCATAGACAGCTTGGGCAAAGCCAAGCAGCATGCCCCCAGAGTGCCCTGACGCGGCAAGGTGGTTCCAGGAAAACCTCTCCAGAGGGTCGATGGAAAGCAGCTCATGATGACAAAAATCTAACTTAATGGTCTCCTGCAA
The DNA window shown above is from Triticum dicoccoides isolate Atlit2015 ecotype Zavitan unplaced genomic scaffold, WEW_v2.0 scaffold151157, whole genome shotgun sequence and carries:
- the LOC119344048 gene encoding probable linoleate 9S-lipoxygenase 4: MLRSTLPLHRVTAKNKEAWRKEASKKKVRILGRAVLVKSDVLDLGDFHSSLLDGAQKLLDKDDGICFHLVSATLPDPSKGNRGWVGRPAHLQEMVVTNKSTAAGESVFTVTFDSDESQGIPGAVIVRNSHRSEFLLKTLTIDSVPGKRTVVFVANSWIYPNDDRVFFANDTYLPSKMPAPLVQYRRNELINLQGDGTEREYKEHDRVYRYDFYNDLGEPGRGEMYARPILGGSQELPYPRRGRTGRGPTKTDPRSESRIPQYKVMNIYVPRDERIGHLKLSDFLGYSLKAITDAVLPIIRTYVDSTPKEFDSFQDIYDLYDGLLKLPINQHSKELKNKIPLHFIKSVLPSVGDDFLNLPLPHVIKSDPYAWKSDEEFAREMLAGMNPVCIRRLTEFPVKSTLDPSVYGDQSSTITEDQIQQNLEGLTVTQAMESNRLFILDHHDNFMPFLDRINKLEGNFIYASRTLLFLKADGTLKPLAIELSLPHPDGLQHGAESRVYVPADERVDGQIWQLAKAYACVNDSAWHQLISHWLNTHAVMEPFVIATNRQLSVVHPVHKLLSPHYRDTMNINAMARTVLINAGGLFEMTVFPGKYALEMSSVVYKKWKLTEQGLPDDLVKRGMAVRDPSSPYGIRLLLKDYPYAVDGLAIWWAIQQWVKEYLGIYYPNDCVLQADKELKEWWKEVREVGHGDLKDEDWWPKMETVEELAKTCITIIWVASALHAAVNFGQYQYAGYLPNRPTVSRQKMPVPGTEEYTQLERGDEEADRVFIHTISQYLQSILGLTLIQTLSKHSSDEVYLGQRDTPEWTSDAKALELFERFGTQLVEIEERITAMNKDPALKNRNGPVNMPYMLLYPNTSDLTGDRACGLTGMGIPNSVSI